A DNA window from Nitrospira sp. contains the following coding sequences:
- a CDS encoding TPRREGION domain-containing protein (MaGe:77308273), with the protein MPESHDPQSSLNDLAAEAYERGIALRKAGLFKQSIEQFEKAIGDPALALKAYAQIGLSQKSCDRYEDAVTAFRNALKSPGASTKDIVQILYVLGRTLESLSRTAEALEAYRWLRRENSLYRDVGERIDTLSTGRSQAEQRSAQNNQKAGTSQHLHAWQNLLRNVK; encoded by the coding sequence ATGCCTGAGTCACATGATCCTCAATCGTCTCTCAACGACCTTGCTGCAGAAGCCTATGAACGAGGTATCGCCTTACGAAAAGCTGGTCTCTTCAAGCAATCGATCGAGCAATTCGAAAAGGCCATAGGCGATCCCGCTCTCGCCTTGAAAGCCTACGCGCAGATCGGACTCTCGCAAAAATCCTGCGACCGATACGAAGACGCGGTCACGGCCTTTCGTAATGCCCTCAAGTCACCCGGTGCATCGACAAAAGACATCGTGCAGATCCTCTATGTGCTCGGACGCACGCTCGAATCGCTCAGCCGCACCGCGGAAGCCCTCGAAGCCTATCGCTGGCTCCGGCGGGAAAACAGTCTGTATCGGGATGTCGGAGAGCGCATCGATACGCTGAGTACGGGACGGAGCCAAGCCGAGCAACGATCTGCACAAAATAACCAGAAAGCGGGAACCAGCCAACACCTCCACGCCTGGCAGAACCTTCTGCGAAACGTAAAGTAA
- a CDS encoding T2SSC domain-containing protein (MaGe:77308274): protein MDILGDQPVRRLTIGAYIAVGALLIAHGVNAFVAAALALPPAKGAASQTTQAAAPVALVPQQWVDQIQSSGLFLLPAAPRGISGAPGTISQTPVRAALGVANKLRLLGVVLGSERGVFAIVEELATKRQVLYRLHDQIPDLGEVSAIRRDGLLIRSGDQEELLELSPVDKPPTPMTTAGAPALAAPGLPLTKVVDRREVEAAMADLPKLLTQARAVPFMVNGAPNGYRMDYIAPASFYEKIGIQSGDVLQRVNGVDVRDPSTMLSLFQQLKNERTVKVDMVRNNQKTTMTFELR from the coding sequence ATGGATATCCTCGGCGATCAACCTGTTCGACGGCTGACCATTGGCGCGTATATCGCGGTGGGCGCATTGCTCATTGCGCATGGGGTCAATGCGTTTGTGGCTGCGGCGTTAGCCCTTCCGCCGGCGAAGGGTGCGGCTTCTCAAACCACTCAAGCGGCGGCTCCGGTGGCATTGGTGCCGCAGCAATGGGTAGATCAAATTCAGTCGAGCGGCCTCTTTCTCCTACCTGCTGCCCCGCGTGGAATAAGCGGTGCGCCGGGGACTATTTCACAAACACCGGTGCGGGCGGCTTTGGGTGTGGCGAACAAGCTTCGACTCTTAGGCGTCGTCCTGGGAAGCGAACGCGGAGTGTTTGCGATTGTCGAGGAATTGGCGACGAAGCGGCAGGTGCTCTATCGGTTGCACGATCAAATACCGGACCTGGGGGAGGTCAGCGCTATCCGCCGGGATGGCTTGCTCATTCGGAGTGGTGATCAGGAAGAGCTTCTGGAGCTGTCTCCAGTCGACAAGCCGCCGACCCCGATGACGACGGCCGGCGCTCCTGCGTTAGCCGCTCCCGGGCTTCCCCTTACAAAAGTCGTTGATCGACGGGAGGTTGAAGCGGCAATGGCCGACTTGCCGAAGCTGTTGACTCAAGCCCGTGCCGTGCCGTTCATGGTTAATGGCGCTCCCAACGGATATCGCATGGACTACATCGCTCCAGCCAGTTTCTATGAGAAGATCGGCATCCAATCTGGAGATGTGCTTCAGCGGGTCAACGGCGTGGATGTGCGCGATCCTTCCACGATGCTCAGTCTGTTCCAGCAGTTGAAAAACGAACGAACCGTGAAAGTGGACATGGTCCGCAATAATCAGAAGACCACCATGACCTTTGAGCTGCGATAA
- a CDS encoding Type II secretion system protein GspF (MaGe:77308276), translating to MPVYQYRGYKNDGGSATGIVDAESVKVARAKLRKDGVFPTDVVEQGQAIGRGAARDRIAAPASLGRSQVLSAQDLAMLTRQFATLLVAGLPLIEALGILIDQSEKKPAKALLADVREQVRAGKALSAVLESYGKDFSPIYVYMVRAGETSGALDQILFRLAEFLEKQQALKNKVTNAILYPALMLVVGVSVLFFLMTFVVPKITAVFASMKAALPFPTVVLMTISRFCSTYWPFLLLIVIGGGLLVRRFIQTEAGRTIADRLILRIPLIGDVARMVSISRLTGTLATMLSSGVQLLDALDVSKRVMNNRILEEAVEGARQNIREGETIADPLKRSGQFPSLVTHMIAVGERSGEMEEMLRRIGQIYDGEVERVITRFTSLLEPIMILLMGVIVFFIVVAILLPIFEMGQMVR from the coding sequence ATGCCGGTCTATCAATATCGCGGGTACAAGAACGACGGAGGATCCGCGACCGGGATCGTCGATGCCGAAAGCGTGAAGGTCGCTCGGGCGAAGCTCCGCAAGGATGGAGTGTTTCCGACCGACGTGGTTGAGCAAGGGCAAGCTATCGGTCGTGGGGCGGCGCGCGACCGCATTGCCGCACCGGCTTCGCTTGGACGATCTCAGGTGTTGTCGGCCCAAGATTTGGCCATGTTGACTCGTCAATTTGCCACACTGTTGGTCGCGGGACTTCCGTTGATCGAAGCGCTGGGGATCTTGATCGACCAGTCTGAGAAAAAACCGGCAAAGGCCTTGCTCGCCGATGTGCGTGAGCAAGTGCGGGCGGGGAAAGCGCTCAGCGCGGTGCTGGAATCCTATGGCAAGGATTTTTCTCCGATCTATGTGTACATGGTGCGGGCGGGTGAAACGAGCGGCGCCCTGGATCAGATTCTCTTTCGCCTGGCCGAATTTCTCGAAAAACAACAGGCGCTCAAAAACAAGGTCACGAACGCCATTCTTTATCCCGCCCTGATGCTGGTTGTCGGCGTAAGCGTGCTGTTTTTTTTAATGACCTTTGTGGTGCCGAAAATTACGGCGGTCTTTGCCAGCATGAAAGCGGCACTCCCCTTTCCGACCGTGGTGCTCATGACGATCAGCCGGTTCTGTTCCACCTACTGGCCGTTTTTGCTGCTCATCGTGATTGGCGGGGGGCTGCTGGTTCGCCGATTCATCCAGACCGAGGCAGGACGCACCATTGCAGATCGATTGATTCTCCGCATTCCCCTGATCGGCGACGTGGCGCGCATGGTATCCATCTCGCGGCTGACCGGCACGCTGGCGACGATGTTGTCGAGCGGGGTGCAGTTGCTGGATGCCTTGGATGTTTCGAAGCGCGTCATGAATAACCGGATCTTGGAGGAAGCGGTTGAAGGCGCCAGGCAGAATATCCGTGAAGGCGAAACCATTGCGGACCCACTCAAGCGGAGCGGACAGTTCCCCTCGCTTGTCACGCATATGATCGCCGTCGGAGAACGCAGCGGTGAAATGGAAGAAATGCTGCGGCGCATCGGCCAGATCTACGACGGGGAGGTAGAGCGGGTCATCACTCGATTTACATCGCTCTTGGAACCGATCATGATCTTATTGATGGGCGTGATCGTCTTCTTTATCGTGGTGGCCATCTTGCTGCCGATCTTTGAAATGGGTCAAATGGTGCGGTGA
- a CDS encoding hypothetical protein (Evidence 4 : Unknown function but conserved in other organisms; MaGe:77308278), translating to MNNLREMPGSISLLSRLSSSRARNEDGFTLLEMIVVLFLLVAMLGIVIPRIDLNDDLAATGRKFIGALRTLQGIAMSTQKPVKLYLDLDQNRYWAVTMEEKEEKSLPDAAWASPRIFPETIRLAEASSGSIKRTAGHLDLMLYPNGRIDEAILYLADTSNNLLAIIVEPATGAIRASDQRVEFQRLASIPDRVKPLLIPAATVAAGSQTGLLKP from the coding sequence TTGAACAACTTGCGGGAAATGCCTGGATCTATTTCTCTTCTGAGTCGGCTGAGCTCGTCCCGCGCCAGGAATGAGGACGGTTTTACGCTGCTGGAGATGATTGTCGTCCTGTTTCTGCTGGTCGCGATGTTGGGGATCGTTATTCCGCGCATCGATTTGAACGACGATTTGGCCGCGACTGGCCGAAAGTTCATCGGAGCGCTGCGGACCCTCCAAGGCATCGCGATGAGCACGCAAAAACCGGTCAAGCTCTATCTGGACCTCGATCAAAACCGATACTGGGCAGTGACGATGGAAGAGAAAGAGGAGAAATCTTTACCGGATGCTGCTTGGGCGTCGCCGCGCATCTTTCCGGAGACCATCCGGCTGGCCGAGGCATCTTCTGGCTCTATTAAACGAACAGCCGGCCACCTCGATCTGATGCTCTACCCCAACGGCCGGATCGATGAAGCGATTCTGTATTTGGCCGATACCAGCAACAACCTACTGGCCATTATCGTCGAGCCTGCCACCGGAGCCATCCGCGCGAGCGATCAGCGCGTGGAGTTCCAGCGGCTGGCATCTATTCCTGATCGGGTAAAGCCCCTGCTCATTCCGGCGGCAACGGTGGCTGCCGGGAGCCAGACAGGCTTGCTCAAACCCTAA
- a CDS encoding hypothetical protein (Evidence 4 : Unknown function but conserved in other organisms; MaGe:77308279): MRPNQSQDERGFTLLEVLLAVAILAIALPVLLGLRNFDLELQSRSMELTTATLLAQEKLLETELSGSFPIGESAGEFQMPAPGVLSSVTETNRAPGYRWKRSIMPTPLELIREVRIQIAWPRGQQEETLEVSTYVIAGLAF; encoded by the coding sequence ATGCGGCCCAATCAATCTCAAGACGAGCGTGGATTTACGTTGCTGGAGGTGCTGCTGGCGGTGGCGATTCTGGCGATTGCCCTCCCCGTGCTGCTGGGCCTGAGGAATTTTGATTTGGAACTGCAATCCCGTTCCATGGAGCTGACAACAGCCACCCTGTTGGCGCAAGAGAAACTTTTAGAGACAGAGCTCTCGGGTTCGTTTCCGATTGGAGAATCGGCGGGGGAGTTTCAAATGCCGGCACCCGGGGTGCTCTCGTCGGTGACGGAGACCAATCGTGCGCCCGGGTATCGGTGGAAACGCAGCATCATGCCGACACCGTTGGAACTCATTCGTGAAGTCAGGATCCAGATTGCTTGGCCGCGCGGCCAGCAGGAGGAAACGTTGGAAGTGAGTACGTATGTCATTGCCGGCCTCGCATTTTAG
- a CDS encoding hypothetical protein (Evidence 4 : Unknown function but conserved in other organisms; MaGe:77308280) produces the protein MSLPASHFRRMLKPSSSSALAAPRNEGGFTLVEALLAMALLATLGAMVFGSLLTTTKVVEAGRAAASREQTIRRVLRLMAEELAIGVKEATFPWVGLNGTQDGQSADTLAFVTRNDGFGRQAARESEVLRVIYTREGDRLIRFVRRNLYGLTDDSVDQVDLATKVKGFNVRYYSRQSQVWVDEWSTTGSLPTALLVEITFQDPDTEPYTIREWVTVGAS, from the coding sequence ATGTCATTGCCGGCCTCGCATTTTAGGAGAATGCTGAAACCATCCTCCAGCAGCGCGCTCGCGGCGCCTAGAAACGAAGGCGGATTCACGCTGGTCGAAGCGTTGCTGGCAATGGCGCTGCTGGCGACGTTGGGCGCGATGGTGTTCGGGTCCTTATTAACGACCACGAAGGTCGTGGAGGCCGGTCGAGCGGCGGCCTCTCGGGAGCAGACGATTCGGCGCGTGTTGCGGTTGATGGCCGAGGAACTTGCAATCGGCGTTAAGGAAGCGACGTTCCCCTGGGTCGGGTTGAACGGAACGCAAGACGGCCAATCGGCCGACACCCTGGCCTTCGTGACGAGGAACGATGGATTTGGCCGGCAAGCCGCGCGCGAGAGCGAAGTCTTGCGCGTCATTTACACGCGCGAAGGAGATCGCTTGATCCGGTTCGTTCGGCGCAATCTCTACGGGCTCACCGACGACTCGGTCGATCAGGTCGATCTAGCGACAAAAGTGAAAGGCTTCAACGTGCGCTACTATAGCCGGCAAAGCCAGGTATGGGTGGACGAATGGAGCACAACGGGATCGTTGCCGACCGCACTGTTGGTGGAAATCACGTTTCAAGATCCTGATACCGAACCCTATACCATTCGCGAATGGGTGACGGTGGGAGCCTCCTAA
- a CDS encoding Type II secretion system protein GspN (MaGe:77308281) yields MVWFGKNWLAWKAPLLWMAFGGGLLFLSIVLTFPYGALQARVIGELHRATGMDVRAADWAIGLPAAIEWRQMTLTKADWPPLQLGLVRAQVGLWQLLTGGVGLDLSAQLDETMATQGTIKLTVTAAARSMTGPAALAGSIQTLDLSKVIPPYVARGILGGEFTHRLDYSPSGELASFGEGTWKAEVKDLSLDHIPIGHGRILALDFSSLSIALACREQVCEVTELKGDGIDGSFSGQGTVTMQQPIQQSQVALSLTVIPGVGFAAKAPGLGIPPLPTGMPFTFKVIGTLAQARVAL; encoded by the coding sequence ATGGTGTGGTTCGGAAAGAATTGGCTGGCGTGGAAAGCCCCGCTGTTGTGGATGGCCTTTGGAGGCGGACTGCTGTTCCTCTCAATCGTCCTCACGTTTCCCTATGGGGCGTTGCAAGCGAGAGTCATTGGAGAATTGCACCGGGCTACCGGAATGGACGTGCGCGCGGCGGACTGGGCCATTGGGCTTCCGGCGGCGATTGAATGGCGGCAGATGACGTTGACCAAAGCCGACTGGCCTCCCCTGCAGTTAGGCCTGGTGCGGGCTCAAGTGGGACTCTGGCAGTTGCTGACTGGTGGGGTCGGGCTCGATTTGTCGGCGCAGCTCGACGAAACCATGGCGACCCAGGGCACGATCAAATTGACGGTGACCGCCGCCGCCAGATCCATGACCGGCCCTGCCGCACTCGCAGGCTCGATTCAGACGCTCGATTTATCAAAGGTGATCCCTCCGTATGTGGCGCGTGGCATCTTGGGCGGTGAGTTCACGCATCGGCTCGATTATTCCCCGAGCGGCGAACTCGCGTCATTTGGCGAGGGAACGTGGAAGGCGGAGGTCAAGGATCTATCTCTGGATCATATTCCGATAGGCCATGGTCGAATCCTCGCGCTGGACTTTAGTAGCCTGTCGATTGCCCTGGCTTGTCGGGAGCAGGTCTGCGAGGTGACCGAATTGAAGGGTGACGGGATCGACGGGTCGTTTTCTGGACAGGGAACGGTTACAATGCAGCAACCTATCCAACAGAGCCAGGTGGCGTTGTCATTGACCGTGATTCCCGGTGTGGGGTTTGCGGCCAAGGCTCCGGGGTTAGGTATTCCTCCCTTGCCAACCGGGATGCCGTTTACGTTCAAAGTGATTGGAACATTGGCACAGGCCAGGGTGGCGTTGTAG
- a CDS encoding hypothetical protein (Evidence 4 : Unknown function but conserved in other organisms; MaGe:77308282) produces the protein MSIATECVGLDIGQTGLKAVRFRRRLSGRETIEYLHQPLPFSLPEDLEPARRVQSLRSFLWHNGLYATDRLVTAIPCQDLFVRTLSFPFKDAEKLSQVVPFEVENLIPMPVDELAIGSVVLPPGVTAEGMARTTKGSDVLVTAAPRDKVAEHLSFLAQADIEPAAINVDAMALYSVTQFLQQEGGQVPHDLAIIDVGASKTTICLVHEGRPVVLRTILWGGNHLTHALAVRHACSFADAERRKRSLNVQQIDTWLEPLLKELRVTIQGYEGAERGRLTHCWVSGGGAKLREIGGYVAHQLGLYPVGPRQGFGVDSPRAFSIAFGLAIHPKLIKPKWRFKPTQAGLALDLKAVSDANAPQSQTSARDKRLALAGAVVLGALALADGLTHLYLKEQRVQQLKDALQSHYAQLFEPGAGPGEELDQARFRIASVDKALAVVDGSQQHALATMAAFMKQMPLGVPVKIRDLTIDGLLVLLEGETTSFEAVEKIKQTYSAGEVFKDIVVSETRVGASPNQVVFRMSATAAQP, from the coding sequence ATGAGTATCGCCACCGAATGCGTGGGCTTGGATATCGGCCAGACCGGCCTGAAGGCGGTGCGGTTTCGCCGCCGGCTGAGCGGTCGCGAAACGATTGAATACCTGCACCAGCCCCTGCCGTTTTCGCTTCCGGAAGATCTGGAGCCGGCGCGGCGGGTGCAATCGTTGCGAAGTTTTCTCTGGCATAACGGGCTGTACGCTACGGATCGGCTGGTGACAGCGATCCCCTGCCAAGATTTGTTTGTGCGCACGCTCTCCTTTCCGTTCAAAGATGCGGAAAAATTGTCGCAAGTCGTTCCCTTTGAAGTGGAAAATCTGATTCCGATGCCAGTGGATGAGCTGGCCATCGGCAGCGTCGTGCTGCCGCCCGGGGTTACTGCCGAAGGGATGGCGCGAACGACCAAAGGGTCGGACGTGCTCGTCACAGCGGCCCCGCGGGATAAAGTGGCCGAACATCTGAGCTTCCTTGCCCAGGCCGATATTGAGCCGGCGGCGATCAATGTCGATGCCATGGCCCTGTATTCGGTCACGCAATTTCTTCAACAGGAAGGCGGCCAGGTCCCGCACGATTTGGCGATCATCGATGTGGGCGCGTCCAAGACGACTATTTGCTTAGTGCATGAAGGGCGTCCGGTAGTCTTGCGGACCATCTTATGGGGCGGCAATCACCTAACGCATGCGTTGGCGGTGCGGCATGCCTGTAGTTTCGCCGATGCGGAACGGCGTAAGCGTAGTTTGAATGTTCAACAGATCGATACCTGGCTGGAACCGTTGCTCAAAGAGCTGCGTGTCACTATCCAAGGGTATGAGGGCGCCGAGCGCGGGCGGCTCACCCATTGCTGGGTATCAGGCGGCGGCGCAAAACTCAGAGAGATCGGCGGATATGTCGCGCATCAACTGGGGCTCTACCCGGTCGGTCCTCGGCAAGGATTTGGAGTCGACAGCCCGCGCGCATTTTCCATCGCCTTTGGGCTGGCCATTCATCCCAAACTGATCAAGCCGAAGTGGCGCTTCAAGCCGACGCAGGCTGGTCTCGCGCTCGATTTGAAAGCCGTCTCGGACGCGAATGCCCCGCAGTCCCAGACCTCGGCGCGCGACAAGCGGCTGGCGCTGGCTGGCGCCGTGGTGCTGGGGGCCTTGGCGCTTGCGGACGGGTTGACGCATCTCTATCTGAAAGAACAGCGTGTGCAGCAATTGAAGGACGCTCTTCAGAGCCACTATGCGCAACTCTTTGAGCCGGGGGCTGGACCGGGTGAAGAATTAGATCAGGCCCGTTTTCGCATCGCGTCAGTCGATAAGGCGCTCGCCGTCGTCGATGGATCGCAGCAGCATGCGCTGGCCACGATGGCGGCCTTTATGAAACAGATGCCGCTGGGTGTTCCGGTCAAGATACGAGATTTGACGATCGATGGCCTGCTGGTATTGCTTGAAGGCGAGACGACTTCCTTTGAGGCCGTGGAAAAAATCAAGCAGACCTATTCGGCTGGAGAGGTTTTCAAGGATATCGTCGTCAGTGAAACCCGGGTGGGCGCGTCGCCGAATCAAGTCGTGTTTCGGATGAGCGCCACGGCGGCGCAACCATGA
- a CDS encoding hypothetical protein (Evidence 4 : Unknown function but conserved in other organisms; MaGe:77308283) yields the protein MMHQLRERWMHLAPRERTILSVGGIVVVACLLFLLIVDPLLATMERLDRQAAKKQREGSELAALGADYASKRGRLARAEERMPVADAGFSLLAFIEEAANQAHVRERIAGMQPQVQALAQGYQETAVDLRLDGVQLPDLMALLLAIDQAPYDLQVKHLQLRPKFDNPVNLDATVRVVSYAKG from the coding sequence ATGATGCACCAACTACGGGAACGGTGGATGCATCTGGCTCCGCGCGAACGCACGATCTTGTCGGTCGGCGGCATCGTCGTCGTTGCCTGCCTGCTGTTTCTGCTGATTGTAGACCCTTTGCTGGCGACCATGGAGCGATTGGACCGCCAGGCTGCGAAAAAACAACGAGAAGGCAGCGAACTGGCGGCATTGGGGGCCGACTATGCAAGCAAGCGTGGGCGATTGGCTCGCGCGGAAGAACGGATGCCGGTGGCCGACGCGGGGTTCTCTCTGCTGGCGTTCATCGAAGAGGCGGCGAACCAAGCTCATGTGCGTGAGCGGATCGCCGGTATGCAGCCGCAAGTCCAAGCCTTGGCGCAAGGGTACCAAGAAACCGCCGTCGATCTTCGCTTGGATGGCGTGCAATTGCCGGATCTGATGGCGCTTCTGCTGGCGATTGACCAGGCCCCTTATGATCTTCAAGTAAAACATCTGCAACTGCGCCCAAAGTTCGACAATCCCGTCAATCTCGATGCCACTGTCCGAGTGGTCAGTTATGCCAAAGGATGA
- a CDS encoding General secretion pathway protein GspK (MaGe:77308284): protein MPKDDERGVALLLALLILALLVALILEFDGEARREYRDAAAFRDNFKAQTLTRAAVRAAGAVLQQDFLKDKKAGESYDSPTDLWAMPIKNYAIGDGFLSAQIEDERGKLNLNDLATIAGDAIQKKAKIDRFKRLFELLQLNPDLVDAVVDWVDQDDNQEPAGAESLYYQSQRPPYRAANAPLSGPGDFRLIKGFTPEIVDRLSRYATLFPLEGGGLVNINTADSLVIQALDPAITQSMAAEIIQGRPYKKKEDLDRVSSFKDIGAKLRVGQSGYDVSSDFFSARLAIKVNDVTKTVWVVLQRDANKGDSLVKYMQVY from the coding sequence ATGCCAAAGGATGATGAACGCGGTGTCGCGCTTCTGCTCGCCTTGCTCATCTTGGCTCTGTTGGTTGCCCTAATCCTCGAATTCGACGGCGAAGCCAGGCGTGAATACCGCGACGCGGCAGCCTTTCGAGACAACTTCAAAGCGCAAACCTTGACCAGAGCTGCCGTGCGGGCAGCTGGCGCGGTCCTCCAACAGGACTTTCTCAAGGATAAAAAGGCCGGCGAATCGTACGACTCGCCGACCGATCTCTGGGCCATGCCGATTAAGAATTACGCTATCGGCGATGGCTTCCTGAGCGCGCAGATCGAGGATGAGCGCGGCAAGCTCAATCTCAACGATCTGGCCACCATTGCGGGCGACGCCATTCAAAAAAAAGCGAAGATCGATCGGTTCAAGCGTCTCTTTGAATTACTCCAACTCAACCCCGACCTGGTCGATGCGGTGGTCGATTGGGTGGATCAAGACGACAATCAGGAGCCGGCCGGCGCGGAAAGCCTCTACTATCAATCGCAGCGGCCGCCCTATCGCGCGGCGAATGCGCCGCTATCTGGCCCGGGCGATTTTCGGCTGATTAAAGGGTTTACCCCGGAGATTGTCGACCGGCTCTCGCGGTATGCCACCCTGTTTCCTCTGGAAGGCGGTGGTCTGGTAAATATTAATACCGCCGACTCGCTAGTCATTCAGGCGCTGGATCCGGCCATCACGCAATCGATGGCGGCAGAAATTATCCAAGGCCGCCCGTATAAAAAGAAAGAAGATCTGGATCGAGTCAGCAGCTTTAAAGACATCGGCGCTAAATTGAGAGTGGGACAGAGCGGGTACGATGTGTCGAGCGATTTCTTTTCAGCCCGGTTGGCGATCAAGGTGAACGATGTGACGAAGACGGTCTGGGTCGTGCTCCAGCGCGATGCGAATAAGGGCGATAGCCTGGTGAAGTACATGCAGGTGTACTAA
- a CDS encoding Phosphate ABC transporter, periplasmic phosphate-binding protein PstS ((TC 3.A.1.7.1); MaGe:77308285) yields the protein MTAHRRTGAMGILLMTALYCGYTGNHSYAEVSGPMAAAAVDSALAHYNPQTHIAGTFKIQGSETMYPLMSRLTMEFQRRQPKVAIDVKGGGSTKAVAEFLQPPLSKTGKVMWQEDRAVNFKMIATSRELFDAEVKEFVAQHGYEPTAVPVAVDAVALYVHKDNPVAGLTLDQVDAMFSTTRNRGQKAAITQWGQLGLTDGWEKAAIQLYGRDRKSGTRAFFQDHCLAGGEFMPGLHEEPGAASVILNLGRDQVGIGYSGLGLQSSTVRVIPLAEAAGTPYVIPSAATVADQSYPLRRVLHLYVDKAPNAPIPAAAQEFLTFIMTQEGQEAVAKAGFFPLPAGEVAKSAVALGLSSPVPAAMP from the coding sequence ATGACAGCACATCGTAGGACGGGGGCGATGGGGATTCTCTTGATGACGGCGCTGTACTGCGGCTACACCGGGAATCACTCCTATGCCGAAGTCAGTGGCCCGATGGCTGCGGCAGCGGTCGATAGCGCGTTGGCCCATTACAATCCACAGACTCACATTGCCGGGACCTTCAAGATACAGGGTTCCGAAACCATGTATCCCCTGATGAGCCGGTTGACGATGGAGTTTCAGCGCCGGCAGCCGAAAGTGGCGATCGACGTGAAAGGCGGCGGTTCGACCAAAGCCGTGGCCGAATTTCTTCAGCCGCCGCTGAGCAAAACCGGCAAGGTGATGTGGCAGGAAGACCGGGCCGTCAATTTTAAGATGATCGCGACGTCGCGAGAGCTATTCGATGCGGAAGTTAAAGAGTTTGTCGCGCAGCATGGCTACGAGCCAACGGCGGTTCCGGTGGCCGTCGATGCGGTTGCCTTGTATGTCCATAAGGACAATCCGGTTGCTGGCCTGACCCTCGATCAGGTCGATGCCATGTTTTCGACGACCAGAAATCGAGGGCAGAAAGCGGCGATCACGCAATGGGGGCAACTGGGGCTCACCGATGGATGGGAGAAAGCCGCGATTCAGCTGTATGGGCGGGATCGTAAATCCGGCACGCGCGCGTTTTTTCAGGACCATTGTCTTGCGGGCGGCGAGTTCATGCCGGGGTTGCATGAAGAGCCTGGCGCCGCATCCGTGATTCTCAACTTGGGCCGGGATCAAGTCGGCATCGGCTATAGCGGACTGGGGCTTCAATCCTCCACCGTCCGGGTCATTCCCCTCGCGGAGGCTGCGGGCACGCCGTATGTGATTCCTTCGGCTGCGACGGTGGCGGATCAGAGCTACCCCTTGCGACGGGTCTTGCATCTCTACGTCGATAAGGCGCCGAACGCGCCCATCCCTGCCGCGGCACAGGAGTTTCTGACCTTTATCATGACGCAAGAAGGTCAGGAAGCCGTGGCAAAAGCGGGGTTCTTTCCCTTGCCCGCCGGTGAAGTCGCGAAGAGTGCCGTCGCGTTGGGGCTGTCATCCCCTGTTCCGGCCGCCATGCCGTAG